In Planctomycetia bacterium, one DNA window encodes the following:
- a CDS encoding YlbF family regulator produces the protein MDDIITHARELGKKIAAHERTRAFLAAARAVAEDKDAQSILTEYQQAVHRVQQLEASGKPIEVDDKRALAQREAALAGNEKLKAMMKHQADYLEMMHRINQAIDEAVQQ, from the coding sequence ATGGACGACATCATCACCCACGCCCGCGAATTAGGCAAGAAAATCGCCGCGCACGAACGCACCCGCGCGTTTCTCGCGGCTGCCCGTGCCGTCGCCGAAGACAAAGACGCACAGTCGATCCTGACCGAGTATCAGCAGGCCGTTCATCGCGTTCAGCAACTGGAAGCCTCCGGCAAGCCGATTGAAGTGGATGACAAGCGTGCCCTCGCGCAGCGCGAGGCGGCGCTGGCCGGCAACGAAAAGCTCAAGGCGATGATGAAACACCAGGCCGACTACCTGGAGATGATGCATCGGATCAATCAAGCCATCGACGAGGCGGTCCAGCAGTAA